The following coding sequences are from one Diospyros lotus cultivar Yz01 chromosome 7, ASM1463336v1, whole genome shotgun sequence window:
- the LOC127806264 gene encoding uncharacterized protein LOC127806264 encodes MGWIGGAVDSIKSLQIRQVLSQVVSLGMIITSALIIWKGLMCITGSESPVVVVLSGSMEPGFKRGDILFLRMSKDPIRAGEIVVFNVDGREIPIVHRVIKVHERQDTGEVDVLTKGDNNFGDDRLLYAQGQLWLRRHHIMGRAVGFLPYVGWVTIIMTEKPIIKYLLIGALGLLVITSKE; translated from the exons ATGGGATGGATTGGAGGTGCAGTGGATTCCATCAAATCTCTACAGATCAGACAAGTTCTCTCTCAAGTTGTCAGTCTCG GTATGATTATCACGTCAGCATTGATAATATGGAAAGGGTTAATGTGTATAACTGGTAGTGAATCACCTGTTGTTGTTGTGCTTTCTGGTAGCATGGAACCTGGCTTCAAAAGG GGTGACATTTTGTTTTTGCGTATGAGCAAGGATCCTATTCGTGCAGGAGAAATTGTTGTGTTTAATGTCGAT GGGCGTGAAATCCCAATTGTCCATCGTGTAATTAAG GTTCATGAGCGTCAAGACACTGGAGAAGTTGATGTTCTTACAAAAG GGGATAATAATTTTGGTGATGATAGACTGCTCTATGCACAAGGCCAACTTTGGTTGCGAAGACACCATATCATGGGGAGAGCTGTTGG GTTCTTACCGTATGTTGGCTGGGTGACCATTATCATGACCGAGAAACCTATCATCAAG TATTTACTTATAGGTGCACTTGGACTGCTGGTCATAACTTCAAAGGAGTAG